Genomic DNA from Filimonas effusa:
TATTACTATTGACAATGACGGATACATCTTATGGGATGCTTCTGTACTTGCCGGAACCTATCCTGTTCAGGTAAGGGCTACTAATACCAAAGGCAGCAGTAATATAGTAACGGTTACTATTAAACTAACGATAGCCAAACCTACTATAAGCTATACGCCTAATTTCAAAGACATTAAATTCGGCGAAGCTGCTACTTCTGTAAAACCTTCTATCAACTGGCATGGAGAAGTAGGTGATATAGGTATCGCAAACAGTGATGATATTCCTGCCGGCATTAGTATTGACACGGATGGTACACTGCATTTTCCTGCTACAATACCTGTTGGAACCGAAGTGTCTATTTATGTAACAGTATCCAACTCGGCAGGACAAAACTCCGCTACTTACAAGATAAAAGTGGGAGTTCCTCCATCTAATCTGGTTTACTCAACAATACGTTATAGTGTCATTCGTGGTACGGCTGGTAAATCGGTGATACCTACAGTTAACTGGAATGGTCTGAAAGGCAGCTTTAAAATAAGTGGTGAGCCAGCAGGTGTTACTGTTGATCCTCTCCCTGATGGCGCCCCTGCAGGGCATGGCGGACAGCTTACCTGGTCTTCGGCGGTAGCTCCCGGTAAATACGTGATCATTGCGTATGCTGAAAATACATTAGGTAAGAGTAATGAAGTGACTATCGACCTGGAGGTGCTTGAATTGCCTACCGCCAAAATATCAGGCGGCAGTACTATCTGCGCGGGCATAAGTCAAACGCTTAAGGTAGAACTTACGGGTATAGCGCCCTGGTCTATCACTTATACTGATGGAACTACGCCGGTTACCATAAACGGTATTACTGCTTCACCATACGACTTAACTGTGAGCCCGACTGTCACTACAACTTACGAGTTGACAGAAGTAAGTGATGCTGCTACTGAAAATACAGCATTGAATGAAACCGATAAGAAAACGACAGTTACGGTTAATTCGGCGGTAACTGCCCTTATTAACAATGGTGATCCTATCAGCACCTGTAACGGAGCAAGCCTGGTGTTACAGGCCAGCGGTGCGGGAACCGGCGGATCTTATCTATGGTCTAACGGGCAAACAACCCAGTCGATTACCGTAACGGCCGATGGTGATTATACAGTTACGGCTACCGATAGCAAAGGATGTTTTGGTAACTCGGCGGTAGCTAAGGTGGCGTTGAATACTATTCCGGCACCTGTTCTAACAAAACCTTCCACAACACTTATCTGTGAAGGCAGCACGCTTTCGTTAACAGCTTCGGGAGCGAGTACTTACCAATGGTATCGTAACGATGTGGCTATTAATGACGCTACCGCAGCAGTTTATAAAGCAGCTCAGGAAGGTACTTATTCAGTAAAAGGGCTTAGTGCAGCTGGTTGTTTGGGTACTGCGGCCGATAAGGCAACGCTTACGTTCGCTAAAACGCCGGTGGCCGCCTTCTCTTTTGATACTTATTGTAAAGATCTTCCGGTAAACTTCAATAACACTTCTACTGATGTTGCCGGTGATGCTGAATATACCTGGCATTTTGGCGATGGCGCTCAAAGTGCACAAAAGAATCCGGTTCATACATACACTACAGCGGGTACGGTAATGATCATCCTGGAGGCTAAATCCAAATCCTGTCCGGAACTGAAAACTACAGCTCCGAAAACAGTGACGATAGAAACTCCGGAAGAAGCAGTGAAGTATGAACCCATGAATGCATTGAAGAACCGTGCCTCTGTACTTAATGGCCGCTCCTTTGGTGAAAAATATGCGTGGACGCCTGCTACTGCATTAAGCAACAGTACTGTCAGCAATCCATCTGTAACGCCACAGGAAGAGCAGCTGTATAAACTCAGCATAACCACCAAAGCGGGTTGTGTAACGGTGGATACGCAACTGGTACGCATATTCAGCAAGGCTGAGATCTTTGTTCCTAAAGGCTTTACACCCAATGGCGATGGAATCAATGATCGTCTCTATCCCATAGCAGTAGGCATCAACCAGTTGCATTACTTCAAGGTGTTCAACCGCTGGGGTATTCTTATGTATGAAACACAGCAGGCCGGATCGGCCAGCTCTGGTGGAGGATGGGATGGCACTTTGAAAGGTAAAAAGCAGCCTATGGATGCTTATACCTGGATTGCAGAAGGACTTGATATAGATGGACAATTGGTTAAAATAAGCGGCAGTACCGTGTTAATGCGTTAATAAATGATTATTAATCTAGTGCAATGAGAAACTACCTGAACAGAATACTATTGGTATTAGGGATGGCTATGGGTATGGGAGCGGTAAAGGCACAGGATCCTAACTTTTCTCAATACTTTAGCTCACCGCTAACCATCAATCCGGCTAATACCGGTTTCTTTTACGGCAACCAACGGATCGTTGCCAACTACCGCCGGCAGTGGTGGGGGGCAGGTGATCCCTTTACTACTGCAACCGTATCTTTTGATATGAAAGGCGACGGTTTTACCGGTAATGAATTTGATACCTGGGGTCTTGGTGTTTCTGCTTTAACCGATAAATCGGCTGCTGGCATGCTGGTAAGCAACTATGCAGGTTTGTCGTTTGCCTATCATAAAGCATTGGATGAAAATGGCTACTCTTCATTAGGACTTGGTTTTCAGGCTTCTTATGTGACCCGTAAGGTTGACCTTACACATATTAGCTTTAACAGCCAGTTTACCAGCGGTGGCTTCGACCTAAACCTACCAACTGGCGAAAGCTATCTTGCCGGAACTGCCAACCATATGGATGTTAGTACAGGCCTCTTATATAAATATGACGATGAAACCACAGCTTATTATTTAGGTGCAGGATACATGCACGTCACACAACCGAAAGAATCCATTCTTAATTCGCCCGATACAAAAGTTCCTGCCAGGCTAACATTGGCAGGAGGTGTTTCTTTATCTGTTGGATATGATAGTAAGTTGTTTCTGAGCGGCTTATACCAAAACCAGGCTAATGCCAGTACTTATGCGGCTGGTGGCGCCTTCCAGTTTGGTCTTCCAGTGCAAACTGCTGATGTTTGTTTATACTTGGGAGGCTGGTATAGTAATGCCAGTATTTCTCCTTATCTTGGAATGCAATACAATACGTTCCAGTTAGGAGTTACTTACGATGTGGTTACTTCAGCTATCAAAACTGCCAATCCCAAAAACGGCAGCTTTGAATTATCGCTCGTCTACACCTTTTTCCAAAAGGATGCTAATGAGGGTAAGAAAATAGTGCCACAGTTCTAAGCAGCTGGTTCGTATTCAAAATTCAATTATTCTAAAACAAAAAACGGGTATGGTCAATCTGGACTTTAACGAAAATGAAGAACTGAATTTACAGGACGAAGAGAACCCTGTAAAGGACGAAAAAGAGAAAAACCGGGTAGCAGTGTTTATGATTGTATGCGTAGCATTGCTGCTGTTATTGCTTTCTGTAGGCGGTTGGATTGTTTACGATAAAATCCAAACAAAAAGCGAGTGGGCTTCCCTGCAGGTTCAGTTCGATTCTTCCCGTAATATATTGAAAGAAGAGTATAACAGGGTGCTGCAAAAGATGGACTCCCTTAATAGTTCCAATGTAGACCTTCAGCATGAATTGAACAGCAAAAAACAACAGATCGACAAATTAAACGCCGATCTTGAAAAAATAGTGAGTGAAAAGAATTCAGATCTTAACGAAGCCCGCGCTAAAATCCAGGAATTGAATGCCCGGATCAAAGAACTGCTGAGCGAAATCGAAAACCTGAAAGCACAGAACAGGGAGTTGATGGCTGGCGCCGGTGGTGAAGGTGGTGGTACAGGCTACAAAATAGTAAGTGGCGACTCTATCCTCGTTAATACACGGCCCATGAAACTGTCAGGAGGTGATGCGTCTCCTATTCCTCATGGTCATTCTGCTTCAGGTCGCCTGCAGGTGGGTGGCATCAATATTTACCCGGTGCAGGGTAATGGCGAAGAGAAATCTGCTGCACTCTCAAAATTTACTTCATCCCTGAAAGTGGTTTTTGAATTAACGAAAGATTCTTCCCTTATTTCTGGCAACAAAGAGCTCTTCCTGGTGCTGTCTGCTCCCAACGGCAATACTATTTCAGGCGCAGCTGATGGTAAAGCCGATGGTAAAGCGCAGCCCGCCAGCGGATCATTTCAAACCAATGATGGCGTTCAAAAGGTATATACTGTTAAACTTACTCCCTATTACGATAAAGCTAATGGCAGTAAAGTAGAATATACCTGGAAACAAAATACAAGATTCAACCCCGGAGAATACAAAGCTGAAGTATTCTTTAATGGTAATAAGATTGGAGAAGGCAAACAAAATCTCAAGAGAGGCACAAAGCCTTTCCCGTTCTAAGTTGAGATTTCTTCCCTTCGTTGTTTTATAGGCCTGGCAGGATTCAGCAACTGCCAGGTATTTTTCCCGGCAGGCAATATTAGTTCCGATTGTATGGCTACACTTAAAGATCAGGTACAGGCATTGAATTTTTTGATCCTTAACGGAGAAGCGATCCGGGCCATGGAACTTTATTATGCCGATGACGTTGAAAAAAAAGAAAACGAAGAGCTGCCAATGAGAGGTAAGCAGAACTGTATCGACATAGAGATCAGCAACCAGCAGAAGCTGAAAGAGGTACATGCAAAACTGCTTAACCAGGCGCTCGATCCGGAAAAAAATGTTGTATTCAGCGAATGGGAATATATCTATACTTATAAAGACAACCGCAAATTCCTGCTTCGCACTGTGTCCGTCCAGCAGTGGCAAAACGGGTTAGTGGTAAGAGAAAAATATTACTACAAGAACTTTTCCCAGGTCTGATGGTATTGCTCAGGTCCCGGGGGAGGTTCTTGTAATTTAAATTAGACTTAACGCTTCGACGTAGTTTTTCTGGCTGTTTTCTTCGCTACCTTCTTCCTGGCTGTCTTCTTTGCTGCTTTCTTAGGCGCACTTTTTCTGGATACCTTTTTAACCGTTTTCTTTGCCGCTTTTTTAACGCCGGTTCTTGTAGTACTTGTTTTACGCGCAACTTTTTTAGCTGTCTTTTTCCTTGCAACTTTCTTGGCTGCCTTCTTGGGTGGTGCCGGTGTTTTGGCCCCTTCTTTACGCGCTTCAGACAAGCCTATCGCAATTGCCTGTTTAGGATTGGTGACTTTTTTGTTGCTGTTGCCGCTTTTTAATTTGCCTTGTTTCATTTCTTTCATGGCTCTCGCCACTTTCTTCTGGCTTTTTTCAGAATACTTTGCCATAAAATGATATTTTACAATGAGTTAATAAGAGGAATATCTTCCTGCTTAATCCGATGCAAATTTGCTGCCACCACTTATGGGGAAAACATACCGCTTCTTTTCATGTACACATAACTTTCGCTTAATGTCTATTTAACACAATGCTGCTAAGTTGTCGTCCAAAAACTGTAGAACAATTATGTTACAATGGTGGGAATCCCTGGATAAGGCCGCATTTACTGCTGTCAACGGAACCTGGAGTGTCAGTTGGTTAGATGGGCTGATGTTATTAATGAGAAATCCGCTTACATGGATTCCTTTGTATGCTTTCATGTTGATCTGGTCCTTTGTTAAGATCAAGCCATTGTTCTGGTGGTTTCTTGTACTTACCATATTAACCTTTTCCATCACGGATTTTGGAAGCAGCAGCTTATTAAAACCTTTCTTTGGCCGGCTACGGCCTTGTTACGATCCGGATCTTCAGGATACCATCCGCAGCCTGGTTAGTTGCGGTGGTCGCTATTCGCTTCCTTCTTCGCATGCGGCCAATCATTTCGGACTGGCTATGTTCTGGTTTCGCGCAGTGCTTTTAGTCACCGGTAAAAAATGGAACTGGGTATGGATCTGGGCATTCATCATAGGATATGCGCAGGTGTATGTAGGGAAACATTTTCCTTTCGATATCCTCGCAGGTGCCACGTTGGGTATGTTGGCCGGATGGGGCGTTTCGGCATTGTTTGGCTATTTTAGCGCCCGTAATTCTCCCGTTCTATCATGAAGATAACTGCGCAACGCTTCTGGCAATTACTCGTTTTAGTGGCTGTATTATTGAATGCCACAGGTCTGCTGAGCGAAATCCTGGAACCAGATGGTGCCCTCTACGCCACCATCTCCAAAAGAATGGTACTTACAGGCGACTGGGTAAACCTTTATGGCAATGGTTCCGACTGGCTCGACAAACCACACATGCCCTTTTGGTTAGCGGCAATAGGTATGAAATGTTTTGGTATAACAGCCTTTGGCTATAAACTGCCTGCATTCTTATGCTTCCTGGCGGGATTATGGTATACCTGGAAACTGGCAGCCTTATTATACGATGAGCAAACGGCATGGTTAACAGCTGTTATTTACAGTACCGCACTGCATACTTTGCTTGCTAACTTCGACGTAAGGGCAGAACCCTATCTTACTGCATTTATTATTGCGGCTACCTATTATCTATATCGCCATGTTAGGGAACAGCGAGGCCTGCACCTGCTTTTGGCTGCATTCTTCTCTGCACTGGCGATCATGACAAAAGGTATTTTTGTATTACTGTCAATAGGAGGAGGCTTTGTTATATGGTGGATGCTTTCTGCACAATGGAAGGAATTTATCCGCCTGCGCTGGTGGATCTTTTTACTGCTTACTTTATTGCTCATAACACCCGAACTCTATTGTTTATATGTTCAGTTCGACATGCACCCCGAAAAACTGGTGTTCGAAAGAACAGGGGTTTCCGGTATCCACTTTTTCTTCTGGGATAGCCAGTTCGGCCGTTTTTTCAATAGCGGCCCTATTAAAGGACAAGGCGATCCGTCTTTCTTCTTGCATACAACCCTCTGGGCCTTTTTACCGTGGTCGGTATTTTTATATCTAGCAGTTGTGAAACTATGCCGTACAAAAGAACCTGCTAATCGTCATCGGTGGATCATATGGGGCGCTGCGGCCTTAAGCTTTTTATTATTCTCTCTATCCAGCTTCCAGTTGCCGCACTATATCGTGATCCTGTTCCCGCATTTTGCCATGATCACGGCAGCTTACCTGCTGCAGGTAAAAAAACAATCTACTATCAAAGCATTAGGTATTATACAATACATTCTGATGGGCATCCTCGTGGTATTGTTTACAGTACTGGTCTTATATCCCTCTTTGGTGCACCGGCCGGTATTATTGCTGTTGCCCGTTGCAGCCGTAGCATGCCTTTTCTTCAGGAAAAGAGGTGTAATGAACCTCGCAGGCAGGGGATTGGTATTTGCTGCTTTATTATTTGTTTTCATGAACCTGTTTTTTTACCCCGCACTTTTGCATTATCAGGCCGGAATGGAGGCGGGAAAATGGATGAAAGAAAAACAACCCGGAGCCAGGCCGGTTATGTTGCAGTCGGTACTCTATAGTTTTGAATTTTATGCTCCTGGCCTGGTAGAATATGCGCGGTCTGAAGATGACCTGGAACGGCTTGCCGGTAAATATCATACGCTGGTGGTTTTGGTTTCGGCAAAATTATGGCCTCAATTAAGGGATAGTATGCCGGAGGTACGTCCTTTGCAACAGCTTAATCAGTTTCATATCAGCCAATTAACCGGAGCGTTTTTAAACCCCGAAAAAAGGCCGGATGTCCTCGAAAAATTCATTTTAGTGCGAATTCAGAAGAATTAAACCTGATCTTTTGGTTTTTTCTATAGCCTTTCCGGTCATTATTTCCGGATGTTATATTTATAACGTCCTTTAAATCAATGATATCTTATTAAGATATTTTCAAATTGCCTTACTTAAGGTAATATAAAGATGAAATAACGTTTTAAGTTTGGCCGGTGAAACTTAGTACGCTCATCGCCCCTGGAGCAAACAAGAAAATACCAGCTTCCAGGCTTTGGTAATCCTGCGCCACTCATTCACTACTCTTTTTCGTCCCCTTTTTAAACTGCTATTGTTCTATAACTAATATTTCCGGGTTTCTTATGACCTATATAGGTATTATTGAAAAAGAAGAAGGTGCACTTTGTCATATTAAAACCAGCGCGCTGAATACGGAGGGGGTTAGCATGGCATTCACATGTTCTTCGTTCCGGGGGTATCATGCGCTGCCTGAAATAAGCCGAAAGGCCGATATCATTATTGTTGGGCCAACCACAGATCTCGAGGGCTTAAATACGCTGGTCAGAATAAATAAAGAACAACCAAAGGCTGAGTTGATACTGGTTTTAACCGGCTCAAATGAGCAACTCGTGCTTAAGGCCATAAAAGCAGGCGTAGTAGGGTTTCTTAATGATGGATTCACTCAGCCTTTGTTTCATGCTTGTATAACTCATGTTAAGGCAGGTCAGAGCTTTCTTACTGCCGATCTGCAACGAAGGTTATTTAACCTGCTTCACATTGAACACATGCATTGTGAAGACAGGGCAAAACCAAATCTGCTTACCGAAAGAGAAGCCGATATTGTAAGGCTTATCCTGAAAGGATATACCAATAAAGAAATAGGAGAGTGCCTGTTTATTTCACATCACACCGTTAATGAGCATCTGAAACGCGTATTCCGTAAACTGAATGTAAACTCCAGGGTAAAACTAATTAATAAGGTAGTAGCTGACTTTAATTTGAAAGAATAAAT
This window encodes:
- a CDS encoding phosphatase PAP2 family protein is translated as MLQWWESLDKAAFTAVNGTWSVSWLDGLMLLMRNPLTWIPLYAFMLIWSFVKIKPLFWWFLVLTILTFSITDFGSSSLLKPFFGRLRPCYDPDLQDTIRSLVSCGGRYSLPSSHAANHFGLAMFWFRAVLLVTGKKWNWVWIWAFIIGYAQVYVGKHFPFDILAGATLGMLAGWGVSALFGYFSARNSPVLS
- a CDS encoding ArnT family glycosyltransferase, which translates into the protein MKITAQRFWQLLVLVAVLLNATGLLSEILEPDGALYATISKRMVLTGDWVNLYGNGSDWLDKPHMPFWLAAIGMKCFGITAFGYKLPAFLCFLAGLWYTWKLAALLYDEQTAWLTAVIYSTALHTLLANFDVRAEPYLTAFIIAATYYLYRHVREQRGLHLLLAAFFSALAIMTKGIFVLLSIGGGFVIWWMLSAQWKEFIRLRWWIFLLLTLLLITPELYCLYVQFDMHPEKLVFERTGVSGIHFFFWDSQFGRFFNSGPIKGQGDPSFFLHTTLWAFLPWSVFLYLAVVKLCRTKEPANRHRWIIWGAAALSFLLFSLSSFQLPHYIVILFPHFAMITAAYLLQVKKQSTIKALGIIQYILMGILVVLFTVLVLYPSLVHRPVLLLLPVAAVACLFFRKRGVMNLAGRGLVFAALLFVFMNLFFYPALLHYQAGMEAGKWMKEKQPGARPVMLQSVLYSFEFYAPGLVEYARSEDDLERLAGKYHTLVVLVSAKLWPQLRDSMPEVRPLQQLNQFHISQLTGAFLNPEKRPDVLEKFILVRIQKN
- a CDS encoding PorP/SprF family type IX secretion system membrane protein gives rise to the protein MRNYLNRILLVLGMAMGMGAVKAQDPNFSQYFSSPLTINPANTGFFYGNQRIVANYRRQWWGAGDPFTTATVSFDMKGDGFTGNEFDTWGLGVSALTDKSAAGMLVSNYAGLSFAYHKALDENGYSSLGLGFQASYVTRKVDLTHISFNSQFTSGGFDLNLPTGESYLAGTANHMDVSTGLLYKYDDETTAYYLGAGYMHVTQPKESILNSPDTKVPARLTLAGGVSLSVGYDSKLFLSGLYQNQANASTYAAGGAFQFGLPVQTADVCLYLGGWYSNASISPYLGMQYNTFQLGVTYDVVTSAIKTANPKNGSFELSLVYTFFQKDANEGKKIVPQF
- a CDS encoding DUF6496 domain-containing protein, whose product is MAKYSEKSQKKVARAMKEMKQGKLKSGNSNKKVTNPKQAIAIGLSEARKEGAKTPAPPKKAAKKVARKKTAKKVARKTSTTRTGVKKAAKKTVKKVSRKSAPKKAAKKTARKKVAKKTARKTTSKR
- a CDS encoding response regulator transcription factor; the encoded protein is MTYIGIIEKEEGALCHIKTSALNTEGVSMAFTCSSFRGYHALPEISRKADIIIVGPTTDLEGLNTLVRINKEQPKAELILVLTGSNEQLVLKAIKAGVVGFLNDGFTQPLFHACITHVKAGQSFLTADLQRRLFNLLHIEHMHCEDRAKPNLLTEREADIVRLILKGYTNKEIGECLFISHHTVNEHLKRVFRKLNVNSRVKLINKVVADFNLKE